Proteins encoded within one genomic window of Gadus chalcogrammus isolate NIFS_2021 chromosome 6, NIFS_Gcha_1.0, whole genome shotgun sequence:
- the bnipl gene encoding bcl-2/adenovirus E1B 19 kDa-interacting protein 2-like protein translates to MNAIILVSACYLPENTVANYDYVMENLFRYIVGTLDLMVSENYILVYLCSMAPRNKLPTIRWLHQCYTSIDRRLKKDLKGLLVVHPAWYIKAMLTLVKPFISEKFSRKICFIRTLEELAEYIPTESLLIPTHIREMDKKLKR, encoded by the exons ATGAACGCCATCATCCTCGTCTCCGCGTGCTACCTGCCGGAGAACACGGTGGCGAACTACGACTACGTCATGGAGAACCTGTTCAG gtacATCGTGGGGACCCTTGACCTGATGGTGTCAGAGAACTACATCCTGGTGTACCTCTGTAGCATGGCCCCACGGAACAAGCTACCCACCATCCGCTGGCTGCACCAGTGCTACACCTCCATCGACAGGAG GCTGAAGAAGGACCTGAAGGGTCTTCTGGTGGTGCACCCGGCCTGGTACATCAAGGCCATGCTCACCCTGGTCAAGCCCTTCATCAG TGAGAAGTTCAGCAGGAAGATCTGCTTCATCCGCACTCTGGAGGAGCTGGCCGAGTACATCCCCACCGAGAGCCTGCTGATACCCACACACATCAGGGA GATGGACAAGAAGTTGAAGAGGTGA